The following coding sequences lie in one Alicyclobacillus curvatus genomic window:
- a CDS encoding glycosyltransferase family 4 protein: MRLLLISEYDGVGGGESFLLNTARGLAFQGHDVTVLVPEPGDLSRRLSENNIDVVFLKIRLRNVYRFWSVLKEHCFDSVVFNGTYSLYRFGFVTRMLHNVSKNIWVCHGPWVVVNFLRRWLLKYLADKVLVPNSEVKDFLLDNDVSLSIEVINLPIIINDFAYKLRNGPRTITVAMLARFQRVKGHDVFVRAIHELGETDDFTFIVAGDDPFKTEEAQQFKDYVHKLANELRVTSKVNFIGEVKDVAGFLRKVDILVVPSRYESYGMVILEGMAAGCTIIAADTDGPRKLVNNGKYGLLFPVEDHKGLARLIDFSRSNTQELEQVRDRALKHVTDNFNSENYPWTSILAVPEITSR; this comes from the coding sequence GTGAGGTTGTTACTAATTAGTGAATATGACGGGGTAGGAGGGGGCGAATCCTTCTTACTGAACACAGCTCGTGGTCTTGCTTTTCAAGGACATGACGTTACGGTACTTGTTCCAGAGCCAGGTGACTTATCCCGTAGGCTAAGTGAGAACAATATTGATGTAGTGTTTTTGAAAATCCGCTTACGTAATGTGTATCGATTTTGGTCAGTCTTAAAAGAACATTGTTTTGATAGCGTTGTATTCAATGGAACTTATTCCTTGTATCGGTTTGGGTTTGTTACACGCATGTTGCATAATGTATCCAAAAATATATGGGTCTGTCATGGCCCGTGGGTTGTAGTGAATTTTTTGCGCCGATGGTTGCTGAAGTATTTAGCCGACAAGGTGTTGGTTCCGAACAGTGAAGTCAAAGATTTTTTGTTGGACAACGATGTATCATTAAGTATCGAGGTGATAAATCTACCCATCATAATAAATGACTTTGCATATAAATTGCGCAACGGGCCGAGAACTATAACGGTAGCCATGTTAGCAAGGTTTCAAAGAGTTAAGGGGCATGATGTCTTTGTACGAGCTATCCATGAGCTAGGCGAGACGGATGATTTTACGTTCATCGTGGCGGGCGATGACCCGTTTAAGACAGAAGAGGCACAGCAATTCAAAGACTACGTTCACAAGTTGGCGAATGAATTACGCGTTACGAGTAAGGTGAATTTTATAGGAGAGGTCAAGGACGTAGCAGGCTTTTTGAGAAAAGTTGATATTTTAGTTGTGCCTTCAAGGTACGAGTCTTATGGCATGGTCATTCTTGAGGGAATGGCTGCCGGCTGCACCATTATTGCTGCTGATACAGATGGACCAAGAAAATTGGTAAACAACGGAAAATATGGTTTATTGTTTCCTGTGGAAGATCATAAAGGACTTGCACGCCTGATTGATTTTTCTAGGTCAAACACGCAAGAATTGGAACAAGTACGTGATAGAGCCCTCAAACACGTTACGGACAACTTTAATTCAGAAAACTATCCGTGGACATCCATATTAGCGGTTCCGGAAATTACTTCGAGGTGA
- a CDS encoding glycosyltransferase, which yields MFAHDCFSKLYESQLGSLHGWRKIYKRIQKRLISRHEKTIFGQYNTVMFVSKTDMKYSNELLLAKNANYINLGVRLEPYTPGVNVLFVGNYSYPPNVEAAMFFANTVMPLVVKQAPETKFIIAGKNPPREILSLIDENYIEVTGFLENISEAYMRSDIVVSPLLSGSGMKNKVLEAMDFGKPMVISPLSREGIDELVDRENCLIADDIEDWVRNIVELVKKQSYRESLGRAAKGVLELKYNWETNSKVFIEKVMV from the coding sequence ATGTTCGCACATGACTGCTTCAGCAAGCTTTATGAAAGCCAGCTAGGTTCATTACATGGTTGGAGGAAGATCTACAAACGGATACAGAAGAGGCTAATTAGTCGCCACGAAAAGACAATCTTTGGTCAGTACAATACAGTCATGTTTGTCTCAAAGACTGATATGAAGTACTCCAATGAGTTATTGCTTGCAAAGAATGCGAATTATATTAACTTGGGGGTACGCCTGGAACCCTATACCCCAGGCGTGAACGTGCTCTTCGTGGGGAATTATAGCTATCCTCCGAATGTTGAGGCAGCCATGTTTTTTGCCAACACGGTTATGCCCCTGGTAGTGAAGCAGGCACCCGAGACGAAATTTATAATTGCTGGTAAAAATCCCCCAAGAGAAATTTTGTCGCTAATTGACGAGAATTATATTGAGGTTACAGGATTTCTGGAAAATATAAGTGAGGCATATATGAGGTCGGACATAGTCGTGTCTCCACTTCTCTCAGGTTCCGGTATGAAGAACAAAGTACTTGAGGCTATGGACTTTGGAAAACCCATGGTTATAAGTCCGCTAAGCCGGGAAGGAATAGACGAACTGGTTGATAGAGAGAATTGTCTAATTGCTGACGATATAGAGGATTGGGTTCGTAACATTGTGGAACTTGTCAAGAAGCAAAGTTACCGGGAGTCACTAGGTCGCGCGGCGAAAGGAGTTTTAGAATTGAAATACAACTGGGAGACCAATAGTAAGGTTTTTATTGAAAAGGTCATGGTGTAA
- a CDS encoding glycosyltransferase family 4 protein: protein MINILCLNEELRRGGGEEYFVQLINNLHNVDINVHGMTGRGPLSTKINKERVEYFEHSYLRKVIQIRRAVKSTYYQSIHVNSFRILLLLVMACLMRIDTPIIYTKHNYNKLESSWAGRLLYSFILKKYVTKIIVLSRMEQQKLVEICKLLPESVDVIHNGVADIPAPRNTEPKKWQVGFLGRISSEKDPFLFIDILTHLIKIRPTIRAVVAGDGPLLDDVREYAQTQGVYQNVDFLGWVTNPFNILSDIELLAVTSHREQLPISVLQSMAVGTPVMSVNVGALNEVIRYGIDGLVLSHRNPGEFAMEIAKVLEDKHLLKTMGRNCRNRVEQAFTEEHMLDKFRELVCLVIDE from the coding sequence ATGATAAATATTCTTTGTTTAAATGAGGAATTACGCAGAGGTGGAGGGGAGGAGTATTTCGTCCAACTAATAAACAACCTACACAACGTTGACATTAATGTTCACGGAATGACGGGGCGCGGACCTCTGTCCACAAAGATAAATAAGGAGCGCGTGGAATATTTTGAGCATAGCTATCTGAGGAAAGTGATACAGATTAGACGCGCAGTGAAGTCGACTTATTACCAGAGTATACACGTAAACTCGTTCCGTATCTTACTGTTATTGGTTATGGCGTGCTTGATGAGAATCGACACACCGATCATCTATACGAAGCATAATTACAATAAATTAGAGTCTAGTTGGGCGGGGCGACTTCTTTACTCATTCATTTTAAAAAAATATGTTACCAAAATCATCGTTCTAAGCAGGATGGAGCAACAGAAACTTGTGGAAATATGTAAATTACTACCGGAATCAGTTGACGTGATTCATAATGGTGTGGCTGACATTCCCGCACCCCGTAACACAGAACCAAAGAAATGGCAGGTCGGATTCTTAGGGAGAATCTCCTCTGAAAAAGATCCCTTTCTCTTCATTGATATTTTAACTCATTTGATAAAGATACGTCCGACGATACGTGCTGTTGTGGCTGGGGACGGCCCACTTTTAGATGACGTGAGGGAGTATGCACAAACTCAGGGAGTTTACCAGAATGTTGACTTTCTTGGATGGGTAACCAACCCCTTCAATATACTTTCTGATATCGAGCTTCTGGCTGTCACGTCCCATAGAGAGCAGCTTCCCATTTCAGTATTACAGAGCATGGCTGTCGGCACTCCGGTGATGAGTGTGAACGTAGGTGCCCTAAACGAAGTTATTCGCTATGGAATTGATGGCCTTGTGTTAAGTCATAGGAATCCTGGAGAATTTGCTATGGAGATTGCCAAGGTGCTGGAGGATAAACACTTGTTGAAAACAATGGGGAGGAATTGCCGTAATAGGGTGGAACAGGCATTTACCGAGGAACATATGTTGGACAAGTTTCGAGAACTAGTTTGTCTGGTCATAGACGAGTAA
- a CDS encoding oligosaccharide flippase family protein: MKRPGVLAMYLEFRRNMFGTWHIRTQDGVLKGIRITLTNSIAVKAIDFVTLWIIVRALSKVQYGNYAFIVSLFAIISALQDMGINNSYIKFFNTEPVRIRYMINFVSWKLISSIVINVVSVAVFFISTSIVKVDISFVLIMSIGAVFYTLYEFVDTHLQSTQQFRERAIYVGANYLVRLLFIVIFIVLFKSRDIRTVLYLYFGSTSIVGTVIISAWVVRHRSSVVETLSDVRTVFYPLYMWKRFYRYSLWIFISTIATVLISRIDSLMIYNMQGASQNADYALGVQVTGIVALLTQSITTVLRPYLFSGDRWHNIRSYIRTVSKLTLPIVVLLLGSTFISGPLLIIFFGHRYDLTVPIVNILICTFALDLFGNQLNLLFYHYEKHYFLTITNYIQLILDVIMNLVLIPHYGIVAAAYNHLLIRIVGYILQWTYLGKLSRIMAETVD, translated from the coding sequence TTGAAGAGACCGGGTGTACTCGCAATGTATTTAGAGTTCAGAAGAAACATGTTTGGGACGTGGCACATCAGGACTCAAGATGGAGTTCTTAAGGGTATCCGAATAACATTGACCAATTCGATTGCTGTGAAAGCTATTGACTTTGTGACCCTTTGGATCATTGTTAGAGCTCTATCAAAAGTTCAGTATGGGAATTATGCCTTTATAGTTTCACTGTTTGCAATTATTTCTGCTCTGCAGGATATGGGAATTAATAATTCCTATATTAAGTTTTTTAACACAGAGCCGGTGCGCATTCGCTACATGATTAATTTCGTCAGTTGGAAGCTCATTAGTTCAATCGTCATCAATGTTGTTAGCGTCGCCGTTTTCTTCATATCAACGAGTATAGTCAAAGTAGATATATCTTTCGTCTTAATAATGTCTATCGGAGCCGTATTCTATACACTGTATGAATTTGTAGACACTCATCTGCAATCGACTCAGCAATTCCGAGAGAGAGCAATCTATGTCGGTGCCAACTATCTGGTACGGCTCCTGTTCATTGTGATTTTTATAGTTCTATTTAAAAGTCGAGATATTCGTACTGTGCTCTATCTGTACTTTGGCAGTACTTCCATTGTGGGAACAGTGATAATTTCGGCATGGGTAGTTCGTCACAGGAGTAGTGTTGTCGAGACTCTCAGCGACGTAAGAACCGTGTTCTACCCATTGTACATGTGGAAACGATTCTATAGGTATTCCCTGTGGATATTTATCTCAACAATTGCCACCGTGTTAATATCACGTATTGATTCATTGATGATTTATAATATGCAAGGAGCATCGCAAAATGCGGATTATGCCCTAGGTGTTCAAGTTACCGGCATAGTCGCCCTACTCACGCAATCTATAACAACTGTTTTAAGGCCATATCTTTTTTCAGGAGATAGATGGCACAATATTAGGAGTTACATTCGAACGGTCTCAAAGCTCACCTTGCCAATTGTCGTGTTGTTGCTTGGTTCAACCTTCATAAGCGGTCCGTTGTTAATAATTTTTTTTGGTCATAGATATGATCTAACGGTCCCTATCGTAAACATCCTGATATGTACGTTTGCCCTTGACCTGTTTGGAAATCAACTCAATCTGCTCTTTTATCACTATGAAAAGCATTACTTCCTGACAATCACAAACTACATCCAACTGATCTTAGACGTAATTATGAATTTGGTTCTAATCCCTCATTACGGTATAGTGGCGGCCGCATACAATCATCTGTTAATCAGAATTGTTGGATACATACTGCAGTGGACATATCTGGGAAAGCTGTCTAGGATAATGGCAGAGACAGTCGATTAA
- a CDS encoding acyltransferase: MKKIPLLYYIVRRLKGAPEFLGFKRKGKYVWIGLDGQIGNPENIEIGEYVYIGPGYYIWARGGLVIGNNVSFGPRVTIHTTNHRYDGAEEIPYDSYSVARPVVIEDNVWIGGHSIILPGVTVHEGAVVAAGSVVTKDVPYCAVVGGNPAKVIKYRDVERFETLKRDNKLLNQRLFTKGVEYTYINTTERTE; encoded by the coding sequence ATGAAGAAAATTCCCCTCCTCTATTATATTGTACGTCGCCTGAAAGGGGCGCCAGAATTTCTTGGCTTCAAAAGGAAGGGGAAATATGTATGGATAGGTCTCGACGGCCAAATCGGGAATCCTGAGAACATTGAAATTGGGGAATATGTTTATATCGGGCCCGGATACTACATCTGGGCTCGGGGTGGTCTCGTAATAGGGAATAACGTTTCGTTTGGCCCACGAGTGACAATCCATACCACGAATCATCGTTATGATGGTGCGGAAGAAATTCCATATGACTCTTATTCGGTAGCACGTCCTGTAGTCATTGAAGATAATGTATGGATCGGCGGCCACTCAATCATTCTCCCCGGGGTTACGGTGCATGAAGGCGCTGTGGTGGCAGCAGGGTCGGTGGTAACGAAAGACGTACCATATTGTGCAGTTGTCGGGGGGAATCCGGCCAAGGTCATAAAATATCGAGATGTTGAGAGATTCGAGACTCTAAAGCGAGACAATAAGCTGCTTAATCAGCGACTGTTTACTAAAGGGGTGGAGTACACGTACATAAATACTACGGAGAGGACTGAATGA
- a CDS encoding NAD-dependent epimerase/dehydratase family protein produces MKKVLVTGGAGFIASHIVDALLESSYDVVIVDNLSTGRRKNLHSDARLYELDIRSEQLHSVFRSERPDFVIHQAAQASVVRSIAKPVEDGSSNIDGTINVLQNCVAHGVGKVVYASTAAVYGDPKALPIDENYPFNPMSPYALSKLTAERYIKIFADLYGLNYTILRYANVYGPRQTTHGEAGVISIFIDRLLGDQGIDIFGSGLQTRDFVHVTDVATANLAALSAGDNLIANVSTGTKTTINELVSLIEHVVGKHATRQYQPGRIGDILDSCLDNTAAKYGLNWNPSITLEVGLRQTVEFFRNQH; encoded by the coding sequence TTGAAAAAGGTGTTGGTAACCGGCGGGGCCGGATTCATAGCTTCTCACATCGTAGATGCTCTTTTAGAATCAAGCTACGATGTTGTAATTGTTGACAACTTATCAACGGGCAGGAGGAAAAATCTACACTCTGATGCAAGGCTCTACGAACTTGATATTAGAAGTGAGCAACTTCATTCCGTATTTCGGTCTGAAAGACCAGATTTTGTGATTCATCAGGCAGCTCAAGCAAGTGTTGTAAGGTCGATCGCAAAACCTGTAGAAGATGGATCGAGCAATATTGATGGTACGATCAATGTTCTACAAAATTGTGTTGCTCATGGAGTTGGGAAGGTTGTCTATGCGTCGACTGCGGCCGTTTACGGAGATCCCAAAGCTCTTCCTATAGATGAAAATTACCCATTTAATCCAATGTCACCTTATGCCCTGTCAAAACTAACGGCGGAACGCTACATCAAAATCTTCGCTGATCTATATGGTCTTAATTATACAATTCTCCGTTACGCCAATGTGTACGGTCCTCGCCAGACTACACATGGTGAGGCAGGTGTGATTTCAATATTTATAGATAGGCTTCTCGGTGATCAGGGCATCGATATATTTGGGAGCGGACTGCAAACGAGGGACTTTGTACACGTCACCGATGTCGCAACTGCAAACCTAGCAGCCCTCTCCGCTGGAGATAATCTAATAGCGAATGTCAGCACTGGTACTAAGACCACGATTAATGAGCTCGTTAGCCTAATAGAACATGTAGTGGGAAAACATGCGACTCGTCAATATCAACCAGGCCGGATTGGAGACATTTTAGATAGTTGTCTCGATAATACTGCTGCGAAATATGGCCTTAACTGGAATCCTAGTATCACTCTCGAGGTCGGTTTAAGACAGACCGTTGAGTTCTTTCGGAACCAGCATTAG
- a CDS encoding aminotransferase class V-fold PLP-dependent enzyme has translation MSLQKYRKMFPILGEKVHLGNCSQSPQSIPVMRAMNQYLENWRTVGMDWDFWMTGVERAKASFARLIHADEDEIAILSSVSDATSMVASTLTFEERNHVITTVDEFPTVGHVWHAHQHRGHIELDFARSDDKVYTPAVFEPLMRPTTALLSVHHVGYYNGAKQNLKQLAEFVHANGTYLFVDAYQSLGTCNLNVKEQGIDVLASGNLKYLLGLPGVAFLYVRKELAEQLHPAMTGWFGRHNPFNFDSTHLDFGNGARRFNTGTPPVLAAFAARGGMDLLHEVGLDAIEARIRELSEHTIEGVKSRGLNLASPDDVSRKGANTAIRVDDSHAVEVYLAERNIIASARGDVIRLAPHFFSLESEIDQALDAILERTQG, from the coding sequence ATGTCATTGCAGAAATACCGCAAGATGTTTCCAATACTTGGAGAAAAAGTCCACCTCGGCAACTGCTCTCAGTCGCCACAGTCAATACCGGTGATGCGAGCGATGAACCAATATCTTGAGAACTGGCGTACAGTCGGCATGGACTGGGACTTCTGGATGACAGGTGTAGAAAGAGCAAAGGCTTCGTTTGCCCGTCTCATCCATGCAGACGAGGATGAAATTGCAATCCTCTCATCCGTGTCCGACGCGACGTCCATGGTTGCAAGTACGCTGACGTTTGAGGAGCGCAATCATGTCATCACGACGGTTGATGAATTTCCGACGGTTGGTCACGTCTGGCACGCGCACCAACACCGAGGTCACATTGAACTCGATTTTGCCCGTTCAGACGACAAGGTGTACACCCCGGCAGTGTTTGAACCTCTGATGCGACCGACTACTGCACTGTTGTCCGTGCACCATGTCGGTTACTACAACGGAGCGAAGCAGAATTTAAAGCAACTGGCCGAGTTTGTGCATGCAAACGGAACGTACCTGTTTGTGGACGCCTACCAGTCGCTTGGCACCTGCAACCTCAACGTGAAAGAGCAGGGCATCGACGTCTTGGCGTCCGGCAATCTAAAGTACCTTCTTGGGCTCCCAGGCGTCGCATTCCTCTACGTCCGAAAAGAATTGGCCGAGCAACTGCACCCGGCAATGACAGGGTGGTTTGGCCGGCACAACCCGTTTAATTTTGACAGTACACACCTCGACTTTGGGAATGGGGCAAGGAGATTCAATACCGGCACTCCGCCAGTCTTGGCTGCGTTCGCCGCTCGTGGCGGTATGGATCTGCTACATGAAGTCGGACTCGATGCCATTGAGGCCCGCATTCGCGAGCTCTCGGAGCACACCATCGAAGGTGTGAAATCGCGTGGACTCAATCTGGCTAGTCCGGACGACGTCTCACGAAAGGGAGCGAACACTGCAATTCGAGTTGACGACTCCCATGCAGTCGAAGTCTATCTGGCGGAGAGAAACATCATTGCCTCAGCTCGTGGAGATGTCATCCGCTTGGCACCGCATTTCTTTTCCCTCGAATCAGAGATTGACCAGGCCCTGGATGCCATTCTGGAGCGGACACAGGGTTGA
- a CDS encoding amino acid permease, translating into MIFSLSRGGYAPKSLGHISKTGVPVRALLVSSAGLLIAIILNVFTPTAFNDLFGIAIFGGIFVWLMIFITFMRFRPQTKGWSLSFRAPLFPVVPIVGAVLLIAILITMATSPDWVSAWYYGAPFIVICGIVYYFVWGRKKAPVSEATSTNMN; encoded by the coding sequence ATGATTTTTTCCCTTTCACGCGGCGGATATGCCCCGAAATCGCTTGGACATATCAGCAAGACAGGTGTTCCCGTCCGAGCTCTACTCGTCTCGAGTGCGGGTCTGCTGATTGCCATCATCTTGAACGTGTTCACACCCACCGCGTTCAATGACCTGTTTGGTATCGCTATCTTTGGCGGTATTTTCGTCTGGCTGATGATTTTCATCACCTTCATGCGCTTTAGACCGCAGACAAAGGGCTGGTCTTTGTCGTTTCGAGCCCCCTTGTTCCCTGTCGTGCCCATCGTCGGAGCCGTGTTGCTCATTGCAATCCTCATTACGATGGCGACGTCGCCAGACTGGGTTTCGGCTTGGTATTACGGCGCACCGTTCATTGTCATCTGCGGCATCGTATACTACTTTGTCTGGGGGAGAAAGAAAGCACCCGTGTCCGAAGCCACTTCGACAAATATGAACTGA
- a CDS encoding amino acid permease, whose protein sequence is MAVTSGEAKDPDKAIPRSMRAMVVRLILFYLLSLFIMLSVIPWTQTGAKVVSESPFVLVFAKLGIPAAAGIMNFVVLTAALSSMNTTFTSAPA, encoded by the coding sequence GTGGCGGTCACATCAGGGGAGGCGAAGGATCCCGATAAGGCCATTCCGCGCTCCATGCGCGCCATGGTTGTTCGGTTGATTCTGTTCTACCTGCTCTCTCTGTTCATCATGCTCAGTGTCATTCCCTGGACGCAAACCGGAGCGAAGGTGGTCAGCGAAAGTCCATTCGTCCTGGTTTTTGCGAAGCTTGGCATCCCAGCTGCGGCCGGTATTATGAACTTCGTTGTGCTGACTGCTGCACTGTCTAGCATGAATACCACCTTTACCTCTGCACCCGCATGA